A portion of the Vreelandella subglaciescola genome contains these proteins:
- a CDS encoding SURF1 family protein has product MTDAKHHARRWQPDWRLMVFAAIFLPLLVSLGIWQLNRAEEKQVMLDQWQQEARDMDWPELVASGLEKGRPLTVTGLFGERSWLLDNRTRDGIVGYEVLTVFFPLEGPPVLVNRGWIAAPRTRNELPDVTPPEGVSTLTGRVSEYPEPPVLSDSSAKDSGWPRRVQSLPGAVARAEVAELPSAIIRLQDNEQPGAYRADWQPDRMGPQTHYGYATQWFALAIVLTILSVVASYRKTGARSGNDSG; this is encoded by the coding sequence ATGACTGACGCAAAACACCACGCTCGGCGATGGCAGCCAGACTGGCGATTGATGGTTTTTGCGGCGATTTTTTTACCGTTATTGGTGAGTCTGGGTATCTGGCAACTGAACCGGGCGGAAGAAAAGCAGGTGATGCTCGATCAGTGGCAACAGGAGGCGCGTGACATGGACTGGCCGGAGCTGGTCGCCAGCGGGCTGGAGAAGGGCAGGCCGCTGACGGTGACCGGGCTTTTCGGTGAGCGCAGCTGGCTGCTGGACAACCGAACCCGCGATGGCATAGTCGGTTACGAAGTGCTGACCGTTTTTTTTCCCCTTGAAGGCCCACCGGTACTGGTCAACAGAGGATGGATAGCGGCGCCCAGAACACGCAATGAGCTCCCCGATGTAACTCCGCCTGAGGGCGTTTCTACCCTGACCGGACGGGTCAGTGAGTACCCGGAACCACCGGTGCTGTCCGATTCATCAGCAAAGGACAGTGGCTGGCCACGACGGGTGCAATCGCTTCCCGGGGCGGTTGCGAGAGCCGAGGTTGCAGAACTTCCCAGTGCCATCATCCGGCTCCAGGACAACGAACAGCCAGGAGCGTACCGCGCCGATTGGCAGCCGGACCGGATGGGGCCACAAACTCACTACGGATATGCCACTCAGTGGTTTGCGCTTGCCATAGTGCTGACTATATTGAGTGTAGTAGCGAGTTATAGAAAAACAGGAGCTCGTAGTGGCAATGACAGTGGCTAG
- a CDS encoding COX15/CtaA family protein codes for MNHPTRRRQPKAHAMVNWATFAVVLAVVVIMLGAWTRLVDAGLGCPDWPGCYGFMTVPQSETHIAIANTRFPETPVDVVKGWTEMIHRYAAGTLGLVVFGLAACALRHRRSGVPFKLPLFIAGFILLQGAFGMWTVTLKLWPQVVALHLLGGFTTLSLLAVLVFRLRAFPAAQSTSARVTPEAPSGPAASASSLARLRPWLYGGLLLIILQIALGAWTAANYAAVACTDLPTCQGQWWPEGMDFRHGFDITQHVGPNYLGGQLTAGGRVAIQVTHRAGALLVLAYFGILLAWIWRRNNSRELHGPVRLVATALATQIALGLGNVLFHIPLPVAVAHNAMGAGLLLSVIYLIWRHHLLPQAQLSTATHTTIMHQEVTA; via the coding sequence TTGAATCATCCGACCCGCCGTCGCCAGCCAAAGGCACACGCCATGGTGAACTGGGCCACCTTCGCGGTGGTTCTGGCGGTTGTGGTGATCATGTTGGGTGCTTGGACCCGCTTGGTGGATGCGGGGCTGGGGTGCCCCGACTGGCCCGGATGTTACGGATTCATGACCGTGCCCCAGAGCGAAACGCACATTGCCATTGCCAACACCCGTTTCCCGGAAACACCGGTGGATGTGGTGAAAGGCTGGACGGAAATGATCCACCGCTACGCAGCCGGAACATTGGGGTTGGTGGTGTTTGGCCTGGCCGCCTGCGCACTGCGTCATCGCCGCAGCGGCGTGCCCTTCAAACTGCCGCTTTTCATTGCCGGCTTCATCCTGCTTCAGGGTGCCTTTGGTATGTGGACGGTTACATTGAAGCTATGGCCGCAGGTGGTTGCCCTGCACCTGCTTGGCGGCTTCACCACACTGAGTTTGCTTGCCGTGTTGGTATTCCGGCTACGGGCGTTCCCGGCAGCTCAGTCCACCTCTGCCCGGGTAACGCCCGAAGCCCCTTCGGGACCCGCCGCGTCAGCTTCCAGCTTGGCCCGCCTTCGCCCCTGGCTTTACGGCGGTCTGCTTCTCATTATTCTGCAGATTGCCCTGGGCGCCTGGACGGCTGCGAATTATGCGGCTGTGGCCTGCACAGATCTGCCCACCTGCCAGGGCCAGTGGTGGCCGGAAGGTATGGATTTCCGGCATGGTTTTGATATCACCCAGCACGTCGGTCCCAACTACCTGGGCGGGCAGCTCACGGCGGGTGGCCGGGTGGCGATCCAGGTAACCCACCGGGCAGGTGCCCTGCTGGTGCTGGCCTATTTCGGCATTTTACTGGCATGGATCTGGCGCCGGAATAACAGTCGGGAACTGCATGGCCCGGTGCGACTGGTTGCCACGGCACTGGCAACCCAGATTGCTTTAGGGCTTGGCAATGTACTGTTTCATATTCCCCTCCCTGTTGCAGTTGCCCACAACGCCATGGGCGCCGGGCTACTGCTGTCAGTGATATACCTGATCTGGCGGCACCATCTGCTGCCGCAGGCGCAACTCTCAACAGCAACACATACCACAATAATGCATCAGGAGGTTACGGCATGA
- a CDS encoding IS1380 family transposase, with the protein MFLTELDSRGPLAMGESLSPWTPSCNGSIRVELSGHRTTSDSGALLLREALDNSGMIDALDDHLVDHRDPDRVRHSLASQLRTLVLQRSMGWIDLSDTDTLRRDPLWQLACSDARGTTPLAQDRPSQATLSRLLTCLGRDDNIDTVHEGLLRLAVWRLTSLNGGERPEHLTLDIDGLPIDVHGHQGGSAFHGLYGARIYSPLVASLAETGDMVGGLLREGNAGPAENADTWIPHLVRRLNESTGAKVKVRIDAGFTDNDTLEALEDRDIEYLGRLRSHTGLQTLAAPHLKRPRGRPPEQPREWCHDLAYQAGTWPAPRRVVLVVQERPDDLLLHAFFLVTNLGKFDWPPEKVLALYRKRGSAEAHMGEVKSSLDMHLSSTDRGVSTVQDVMARNEVNLLLTLCAYQVLHGLRCLLERQTRQGWSLKRMREQVLKVAATLTVHARRITVHLGDAADKWWPSLLKGLPRLTALT; encoded by the coding sequence ATGTTCCTAACCGAACTTGACTCAAGAGGACCACTCGCCATGGGTGAAAGCCTATCCCCCTGGACCCCGTCATGCAACGGGTCCATCCGCGTCGAGCTCAGCGGCCATCGCACCACCAGCGACAGCGGTGCTTTGCTGTTGCGTGAAGCCCTCGACAACAGCGGCATGATCGATGCGCTGGACGACCATCTGGTCGATCATCGCGACCCGGATCGCGTCCGCCACTCGTTAGCCAGCCAGCTGCGTACCCTGGTGCTGCAGCGTTCGATGGGCTGGATCGACCTCAGCGATACCGATACGCTTCGCCGTGACCCGCTCTGGCAGCTAGCCTGCAGTGATGCCCGCGGGACAACGCCGTTGGCTCAGGACCGGCCATCTCAAGCGACGCTGTCGCGGCTGCTGACGTGCCTGGGCCGCGACGACAATATCGATACCGTGCATGAGGGCCTGCTGCGGCTGGCGGTCTGGCGACTGACCTCGCTGAACGGCGGCGAACGCCCCGAGCATCTGACGCTGGACATCGACGGCTTGCCGATCGACGTTCACGGCCACCAGGGCGGTTCGGCGTTTCATGGACTTTACGGGGCCAGAATCTACTCGCCTTTGGTGGCCTCGCTGGCAGAGACCGGCGACATGGTGGGCGGCCTGCTGCGTGAAGGTAACGCCGGCCCAGCCGAGAATGCCGATACCTGGATCCCACATCTGGTGCGGCGACTCAACGAGAGCACCGGGGCCAAGGTCAAGGTGCGCATCGACGCCGGCTTCACCGACAACGACACGCTTGAGGCGCTGGAAGATCGCGACATCGAGTATCTGGGCCGGTTGCGCAGTCATACGGGCCTGCAGACACTGGCAGCGCCACATCTGAAGCGGCCACGCGGCCGGCCCCCCGAGCAACCTCGGGAATGGTGCCATGACCTGGCGTACCAAGCCGGTACCTGGCCGGCGCCGCGGCGCGTGGTGCTGGTGGTACAAGAGCGGCCCGATGATCTGCTGCTGCATGCCTTCTTTTTGGTCACCAATCTCGGCAAGTTCGACTGGCCGCCGGAAAAGGTCCTGGCGCTTTATCGCAAGCGCGGCAGCGCCGAAGCCCACATGGGCGAGGTGAAGTCGTCGCTCGATATGCATCTCTCCTCGACTGATCGCGGTGTCTCCACCGTCCAGGACGTCATGGCCCGCAACGAGGTAAACCTGCTGCTGACTCTCTGCGCTTATCAGGTGCTACACGGGCTGCGTTGCCTGTTGGAACGACAGACCCGGCAGGGCTGGAGCCTGAAGCGGATGCGCGAGCAGGTGCTCAAGGTGGCCGCCACGCTGACAGTGCACGCCCGGCGTATCACCGTGCACCTCGGCGATGCCGCCGACAAATGGTGGCCATCCTTACTGAAGGGGTTGCCGCGGCTGACGGCATTGACCTGA
- a CDS encoding IS3 family transposase (programmed frameshift), protein MTKRRNFSPAFRLEAAQLVVDQGYTLKAACEAMGIGKTTMESWVRKLRVERAGNAPQKGEALTPEQREIQDLKRRLRRSEEEKTIPKKGYRSLDVRLPEQFSLIERLEESYAVQRLCSVFGVHRSSYRAWRNRNTVPSQEERALLQRIVDTHAASKGSAGARSIAKMVTQAGVPLSRYRAGKRMKRLGLASTQPPRHAYKKAVQPHLAIPNRLDRQFDVKTPNKAWTGDITYIWTGSRWAYLAVVIDLFSRKPVGWAMSPSPDTELVNKALMMAYESRHEPKSVLFHSDQGCQYTSLGFRQCLWRYQMTQSLSRRGNCWDNAPTERFFRSLKTEWVPATGYLDMAAAKQSITEYIISYYSCLRPHTHNDGLPPNAAETTYWNAQKAVAKNT, encoded by the exons ATGACCAAGAGAAGAAATTTCAGCCCGGCATTTCGTCTGGAAGCGGCGCAACTTGTCGTTGATCAAGGCTATACGCTGAAGGCAGCTTGCGAGGCCATGGGGATAGGCAAAACCACCATGGAATCCTGGGTTCGCAAGCTACGCGTAGAGCGGGCAGGCAATGCGCCGCAAAAAGGTGAAGCGCTGACACCTGAGCAGCGTGAAATTCAGGATTTAAAGCGGCGGCTACGGCGATCTGAGGAAGAAAAGACCATCC CTAAAAAAGGCTACCGCTCTCTTGATGTCCGACTCCCTGAGCAATTCTCGTTAATCGAGCGACTTGAAGAGAGCTATGCGGTGCAGCGCTTGTGTAGCGTATTTGGGGTGCACCGCAGCAGTTACCGCGCATGGCGTAACAGAAATACGGTACCAAGCCAGGAAGAGCGAGCCCTGCTGCAGCGAATCGTCGATACCCATGCAGCCAGCAAGGGCTCTGCAGGGGCGCGGAGCATTGCCAAGATGGTGACCCAAGCAGGAGTGCCGCTGAGCCGCTACCGTGCCGGAAAACGGATGAAACGGCTTGGGTTGGCGAGCACACAGCCGCCGCGCCATGCCTACAAAAAGGCGGTGCAGCCGCACCTGGCTATTCCGAATCGGCTCGACCGGCAGTTCGATGTAAAGACGCCCAACAAGGCTTGGACTGGTGACATCACCTATATTTGGACTGGATCACGCTGGGCGTATTTGGCGGTGGTTATTGACCTTTTTTCACGCAAGCCGGTGGGCTGGGCGATGTCGCCGTCACCGGACACAGAGCTCGTTAACAAGGCGTTGATGATGGCGTATGAATCTCGCCATGAACCCAAGAGCGTTCTTTTTCATTCGGACCAAGGTTGCCAATACACCAGCCTGGGTTTCCGGCAATGCCTCTGGCGCTATCAGATGACACAGAGCCTGAGTCGCCGAGGGAATTGCTGGGATAATGCGCCAACGGAACGCTTTTTCAGAAGCCTGAAAACAGAGTGGGTACCAGCAACGGGCTATCTCGATATGGCGGCGGCGAAGCAATCCATCACTGAATATATAATCAGCTACTACAGCTGCCTCAGGCCGCACACACATAACGATGGGCTGCCACCGAATGCGGCAGAAACGACATACTGGAATGCTCAAAAGGCCGTGGCCAAAAACACTTGA
- a CDS encoding IS3 family transposase (programmed frameshift), protein MSQKKANSYTAEFKEAAVKLATESNQPVTQSARELGVNVNTLHTWVDKYSGKREVGSSGQVNDPHLYEELKQLRRENARLKEERELLKKAAAFLRQGISLRYAFIEAHQRAFDTALMCRVFEVSRSGYYEWRSRPPCQRDQQDEALKARIRDHHTQSRATYGTRRIQQTLASEGEAISRRRLARLMREEGLVCKTRRKFKATTNSKHGKPVASNLLNRTFSAAQPDQAYVGDITYIPTREGWLYLAVFIDLYSRAVVGWSMDSRMPASLVHDALTMAVRKRQPENGLLVHSDRGSQYASDSFQWLLKQHDFRCSMSRKGNCWDNAPSESFFHTLKTELVYHEDFRTREKAKQAIFEYIEVFYNRVRLHSSNGYMSPMDYESERRTAA, encoded by the exons ATGAGCCAGAAAAAAGCCAATTCCTATACCGCTGAATTTAAAGAGGCCGCCGTCAAATTGGCGACGGAATCAAATCAACCGGTGACCCAATCTGCCAGGGAGCTGGGCGTTAACGTCAATACGCTGCATACCTGGGTCGACAAGTACTCTGGTAAACGAGAGGTCGGCAGTTCCGGCCAGGTGAATGACCCGCACCTGTATGAAGAGCTGAAACAGCTGCGGCGCGAGAATGCTCGCCTCAAGGAGGAACGCGAACTGCTAAAAAAGGCGGCGGCCT TTCTTCGCCAAGGAATCTCGCTGAGGTACGCCTTCATCGAAGCACACCAGAGAGCGTTCGATACTGCCCTGATGTGCCGAGTGTTTGAGGTGTCTCGCAGTGGTTACTATGAGTGGCGCTCTCGGCCACCCTGCCAGCGAGATCAGCAAGATGAGGCGTTGAAGGCGAGGATCCGAGACCACCATACGCAGAGCCGGGCAACCTACGGCACGCGGCGTATCCAGCAGACACTGGCCAGTGAGGGCGAGGCGATCAGCCGTCGTCGGCTTGCCAGGCTAATGAGAGAGGAAGGCTTGGTGTGTAAGACACGGCGGAAATTTAAGGCGACCACGAATTCAAAGCACGGCAAGCCGGTTGCTTCGAATCTTCTGAATCGCACCTTCTCGGCCGCGCAGCCGGATCAAGCCTATGTCGGTGACATCACCTACATTCCGACACGGGAAGGCTGGCTCTACCTGGCCGTCTTCATCGACCTCTACTCGCGAGCGGTGGTGGGCTGGTCGATGGATAGCCGCATGCCCGCCTCACTGGTACATGATGCGCTGACCATGGCCGTCCGGAAGCGGCAGCCAGAAAATGGGTTGCTGGTACATAGTGACCGAGGTAGCCAGTATGCCTCCGATAGTTTTCAGTGGTTGCTAAAGCAGCATGACTTCCGGTGCAGCATGAGCCGAAAGGGGAATTGCTGGGATAACGCACCCTCCGAGAGCTTCTTTCACACCCTGAAGACTGAGCTGGTGTACCACGAAGATTTCAGAACGCGAGAAAAGGCGAAACAAGCCATTTTCGAGTATATCGAAGTGTTTTATAACCGAGTTCGGCTGCACTCCAGCAACGGCTACATGAGTCCGATGGACTATGAGTCAGAGCGACGAACGGCCGCTTGA
- a CDS encoding cytochrome c oxidase assembly protein yields the protein MADQLQNKPTKPRSNSRVIGWCMVGVVGMFAFGFALVPLYDVFCDITGINGKTSGRYESTETAAADMKRTVKVQFLAQNGPDMPWIFRPVAHSVEVHPGEPTTMNFYAENPTDQDMVAQAIPSLSPSEGTLYFHKTECFCFNQQPLAAGQSAEMPLVFIVDPDLPDYITKLTLSYTLYDQGEPTAVRRTPLETILNIAMINAREYTTAIDNG from the coding sequence ATGGCAGATCAACTGCAAAATAAACCCACCAAGCCACGGAGCAACTCGCGGGTTATTGGCTGGTGTATGGTTGGCGTTGTCGGGATGTTTGCTTTCGGTTTTGCACTGGTGCCTCTGTATGACGTGTTCTGTGATATCACTGGCATCAATGGCAAAACCAGTGGCCGCTATGAGTCCACCGAAACCGCCGCTGCTGACATGAAGCGCACCGTCAAGGTTCAGTTTCTGGCGCAGAACGGCCCGGATATGCCCTGGATTTTTCGGCCAGTAGCCCACAGCGTTGAAGTGCACCCCGGTGAGCCGACCACCATGAATTTTTACGCCGAGAATCCAACCGACCAGGATATGGTGGCGCAGGCGATACCCAGTCTGTCGCCATCCGAGGGCACGCTGTATTTTCATAAAACCGAATGTTTCTGCTTTAATCAGCAGCCGTTGGCGGCTGGGCAGAGCGCGGAAATGCCTCTGGTCTTTATCGTCGACCCTGATCTTCCTGATTACATCACCAAACTGACGTTGTCCTATACGCTTTATGACCAGGGTGAGCCAACGGCCGTTAGACGTACGCCTCTGGAAACCATCTTAAATATAGCAATGATCAATGCCCGGGAATACACAACAGCAATCGATAATGGATAA
- a CDS encoding cytochrome c oxidase subunit 3, which produces MIIHSKPAGQIDYATTAGVLIMIYMLFGWFGSVIKESRSGLYSPQMDRSFRWGMSWFIFSEVMFFGAFFGALFYTRMFAVPWLGGEGDRGSSNMLWEGFQATWPLINNPDPEAYPAAESVIGAWGLPLVNTILLVTSSLTVTVAHHALKANHRKKLKIWLAATIMLALGFLFLQAEEYMHAYEELGLTLQSGIYGTTFFMLTGFHGVHVMLGTLMLSIMFIRINKGHFTSDNHFGFEAASWYWHFVDVIWLGLFVFVYVL; this is translated from the coding sequence GTGATCATACACTCAAAACCAGCTGGCCAAATTGACTATGCCACTACAGCCGGCGTGCTGATCATGATTTACATGCTGTTTGGCTGGTTCGGCAGCGTGATCAAAGAAAGCCGGTCTGGCCTTTATAGCCCACAAATGGACCGCTCGTTCCGCTGGGGCATGAGCTGGTTTATTTTCTCCGAAGTCATGTTCTTTGGGGCTTTTTTTGGTGCGTTATTCTATACCCGTATGTTTGCCGTGCCCTGGCTTGGGGGGGAAGGCGATCGGGGGAGTTCCAATATGCTCTGGGAGGGCTTTCAGGCCACCTGGCCTTTAATTAATAACCCGGATCCGGAAGCCTATCCCGCGGCTGAATCCGTGATCGGGGCCTGGGGTTTGCCGCTGGTAAACACCATCCTTCTGGTCACTTCCTCTTTGACCGTAACGGTTGCCCATCACGCGCTTAAGGCGAATCACCGGAAAAAACTGAAGATCTGGCTCGCGGCTACAATCATGTTAGCGCTGGGTTTTCTGTTCCTGCAGGCAGAAGAGTATATGCATGCCTATGAGGAGCTCGGTCTGACTCTTCAGTCCGGCATTTACGGCACCACATTTTTCATGCTCACCGGTTTCCACGGCGTTCACGTCATGCTGGGCACCCTGATGCTGAGCATTATGTTCATTCGCATTAACAAAGGGCATTTTACCTCAGACAATCACTTTGGGTTTGAGGCTGCCTCCTGGTACTGGCACTTCGTGGACGTGATCTGGCTGGGGCTATTTGTGTTCGTGTATGTGCTATGA
- a CDS encoding IS630 family transposase (programmed frameshift) — MARRFIPSLAEADRQALAHVHQYGQKRASRRRAHAILLSDQGYTITQISDILEVGRNTLTIWFQKWETSGLEELVDKPRSGRTPILDDSDRERLQALIEEHPHQLRTLQARLQEETGKTFSTGTLRRALKKNLNSFKRIRHSLKGRRDETDFRHTQGLLTVLQESEDQGEHELYYFDESGFSQTSSVPYAWSPVGKPWEVTAYSHSHRLNVLGFLSRTGKLVYHTTTESVTTETVIEAFDQFVAQKDPDAFAIVVLDNASMHRSKAFKRKILEWMSHRVHLVYLSAYSPELNLIEILWRQVKYHWLPIDAYLSFDRLCDAVHRQLRSYGTERTINYA; from the exons ATGGCAAGGCGCTTCATCCCTTCCCTGGCAGAAGCCGACCGGCAGGCGTTGGCACATGTCCATCAGTACGGTCAGAAGCGTGCCTCGCGCCGCCGCGCTCATGCGATCCTCTTGAGCGACCAAGGCTATACCATCACCCAAATCAGCGATATTTTGGAGGTCGGAAGAAACACCCTGACGATCTGGTTTCAGAAGTGGGAGACCTCGGGTCTCGAAGAACTCGTCGATAAACCTCGGAGCGGTCGCACCCCGATCCTTGATGACAGCGATAGAGAGCGGCTTCAGGCCTTGATAGAAGAGCACCCTCATCAGCTGCGCACTCTGCAGGCCCGACTGCAGGAAGAAACAGGAAAAACCTTTAGCACGGGCACCTTGCGCCGAGCGTTG AAAAAAAATCTCAATAGCTTCAAGCGCATTCGGCATTCACTGAAGGGCCGTCGTGATGAGACAGATTTTCGCCATACGCAGGGCCTTCTGACAGTGCTCCAGGAGAGCGAAGATCAAGGCGAACACGAGCTTTACTATTTCGATGAATCCGGCTTTTCCCAGACGTCATCAGTACCCTATGCATGGAGCCCTGTCGGTAAGCCATGGGAAGTGACGGCGTACTCGCATAGCCATAGGCTGAACGTGCTGGGGTTCCTTAGCCGAACAGGGAAGCTGGTTTACCACACCACCACCGAGTCGGTTACGACGGAGACCGTCATCGAGGCATTTGATCAATTTGTGGCTCAGAAAGATCCCGATGCCTTCGCCATCGTCGTGTTGGACAATGCCAGCATGCATCGCTCCAAAGCGTTTAAGCGCAAGATTCTGGAATGGATGTCGCATCGCGTGCATCTGGTTTACCTATCCGCTTACTCGCCAGAGCTGAACTTGATCGAGATCCTGTGGCGGCAGGTCAAATACCACTGGCTGCCCATCGATGCTTATCTCTCGTTTGACCGGCTCTGCGATGCAGTCCATCGACAGCTCAGGAGCTACGGCACGGAGCGCACGATTAATTATGCGTAG
- a CDS encoding SCO family protein — protein sequence MNRSVQVTLVALLLLVILIFGLVVGRQVFLVDGGEPQSAPDLAEMNTYVYDQPRPLAEFTLTDENGETVTRESLRGRWTFAFVGYTNCPDVCPTAMANLQRTNKLLSNELPQPDYLLISADPEHDTPDQLKDYTAFFGENFHGLTGDLETLRELAKSLSAVFTQREVDGELLVDHSGHFALLNPDGELAALIQSPHHPEEMADAFERIYEWAKANRENARS from the coding sequence ATGAATCGTTCAGTACAGGTAACGTTGGTTGCTCTTCTACTTCTCGTAATTCTGATCTTTGGCCTGGTGGTGGGCCGGCAGGTTTTTTTGGTGGATGGCGGGGAGCCGCAATCTGCTCCGGATCTTGCCGAAATGAACACCTATGTCTATGACCAGCCACGACCCCTGGCAGAGTTCACGCTGACCGACGAAAACGGGGAAACCGTTACCCGGGAAAGCCTCCGGGGCCGATGGACCTTTGCGTTTGTGGGCTACACCAACTGTCCGGATGTGTGTCCGACTGCCATGGCCAATCTTCAGCGTACCAATAAGCTACTGTCGAATGAACTGCCGCAGCCAGACTATCTGCTGATCAGCGCTGACCCAGAACATGACACGCCGGACCAGCTCAAGGACTATACCGCCTTCTTTGGTGAGAACTTTCACGGCCTGACCGGGGATCTGGAAACACTGCGGGAACTGGCTAAAAGCCTGAGTGCGGTCTTCACGCAACGCGAGGTGGACGGTGAACTGCTGGTCGACCATAGCGGACACTTTGCCTTATTGAATCCGGATGGCGAGTTGGCGGCGCTGATCCAGTCACCCCATCATCCGGAGGAAATGGCTGACGCTTTCGAGCGCATTTATGAATGGGCAAAAGCCAATCGCGAAAACGCCCGTTCCTGA
- a CDS encoding twin transmembrane helix small protein encodes MLKTLIIILMLAVIVSLFSGLFFLIKDGGKTNRVVNSLAIRVTLSVLLLSVILLTLWHGDLSLHSTP; translated from the coding sequence ATGCTCAAAACGCTCATCATTATTCTCATGCTCGCCGTCATTGTGAGCCTGTTCAGCGGTCTGTTTTTTCTCATCAAAGATGGCGGAAAAACCAACCGCGTGGTGAATTCTCTGGCTATCCGGGTCACGCTGAGCGTCCTTCTCCTGTCGGTTATTCTTTTGACCCTGTGGCATGGGGACCTGTCGCTGCACTCAACCCCCTGA
- the cyoE gene encoding heme o synthase: protein MSEQVDVLPAQRVSSQSTRAISWRDYLELTKPRVVALMILTSVIGMLLATSRLPGLGVLIWGNMGIAFLAGAAAVVNHVVDQKIDTVMARTRKRPVATGKISPVEAIVFATALACVGMAVLMWQVNHLTAWLTLASLVGYAGVYTLFLKRATPQNITIGGLAGAMPPLLGWTAVTGQVEGHALLLVLIIFAWTPPHFWALAIHRKEEYAKAGIPMLPVTHGNKYTELHILLYTLMLLAVSMLPFVTGMSGWIYLAGALVLGLRFLNYAIRLLKGDDRRVALNTFKYSITYLMALFVILLFDHYVFF, encoded by the coding sequence ATGAGTGAGCAAGTGGACGTACTGCCGGCCCAGCGAGTTTCCAGCCAATCCACGCGCGCTATTTCGTGGCGGGATTACCTGGAGCTGACCAAGCCCAGAGTCGTGGCCCTGATGATCCTGACGTCGGTCATCGGCATGCTGCTGGCCACCTCCAGATTGCCCGGCCTGGGTGTGCTGATCTGGGGCAACATGGGCATTGCCTTCCTTGCCGGAGCGGCAGCCGTAGTCAACCACGTGGTCGACCAGAAGATTGACACGGTGATGGCCCGCACCCGCAAGCGCCCGGTGGCTACCGGTAAGATCTCCCCGGTGGAGGCGATCGTGTTCGCCACTGCGTTGGCCTGTGTGGGAATGGCGGTACTGATGTGGCAGGTAAACCATCTCACCGCCTGGCTCACTCTGGCCTCTCTGGTGGGTTATGCCGGTGTTTACACGCTGTTCCTCAAACGGGCCACGCCTCAGAACATCACCATCGGCGGTCTCGCGGGCGCTATGCCGCCCCTGCTCGGCTGGACGGCGGTAACAGGGCAAGTAGAAGGCCATGCATTATTGCTGGTTCTGATTATTTTCGCCTGGACCCCACCGCATTTTTGGGCACTGGCCATTCACCGCAAAGAAGAGTACGCGAAGGCAGGCATTCCCATGCTGCCGGTCACCCACGGCAATAAATACACGGAACTGCACATACTGCTGTACACCCTGATGCTGCTGGCGGTTAGCATGCTACCCTTCGTTACAGGCATGTCGGGCTGGATATACTTGGCTGGCGCCCTTGTTCTCGGTCTACGCTTCCTCAACTACGCCATACGGTTACTAAAAGGCGACGATCGCCGAGTAGCACTAAACACCTTCAAATACTCCATCACTTACCTGATGGCCCTGTTTGTGATACTTCTTTTCGATCACTATGTGTTTTTCTGA